One window from the genome of Thermus sediminis encodes:
- the rplO gene encoding 50S ribosomal protein L15 translates to MKLSDLKPNPGANRRRKRVGRGPGSGHGKTATRGHKGQKSRSGGVKDPRRFEGGRSTTLMRLPKRGMQGQVPGEIKRPRYQGVNLKALARFEGEVNPELLVQAGLLKKGYRLKILGEGEARPLRVVAHAFSKSALEKLKAAGGEAVLLEA, encoded by the coding sequence ATGAAACTCTCTGACCTGAAGCCCAATCCAGGGGCCAACAGGCGGCGCAAGCGGGTGGGCCGGGGCCCCGGGTCCGGCCACGGCAAGACGGCTACCCGGGGCCACAAGGGCCAGAAGTCCCGCTCCGGGGGGGTCAAGGACCCTCGGCGCTTTGAGGGCGGGCGCTCCACCACCCTCATGCGCCTGCCCAAGCGGGGGATGCAGGGCCAGGTTCCCGGGGAGATCAAGCGGCCCAGGTACCAGGGGGTGAACCTTAAAGCCCTGGCCCGGTTTGAGGGGGAGGTGAACCCCGAGCTTCTGGTCCAGGCGGGCCTCCTCAAGAAGGGCTACCGCCTGAAGATCCTGGGGGAGGGGGAGGCTAGGCCCCTCAGGGTGGTGGCCCACGCCTTCTCCAAAAGCGCCTTAGAGAAGCTCAAGGCCGCGGGCGGCGAGGCCGTCCTTCTGGAGGCCTGA
- the rpmD gene encoding 50S ribosomal protein L30 yields MARLKVKLVKSPIGYPKDQKAALKALGLTKLGREKVLEDTPAIRGNLRKVTHLLQVEVVE; encoded by the coding sequence ATGGCCCGGCTCAAGGTGAAGCTGGTAAAGAGCCCCATCGGCTACCCCAAGGACCAGAAGGCGGCCCTGAAGGCCTTGGGGCTTACGAAGCTAGGGAGGGAGAAGGTGCTTGAGGACACCCCGGCCATCCGCGGCAACCTCCGCAAGGTGACCCACCTTCTCCAGGTGGAGGTGGTGGAATGA
- the rpsE gene encoding 30S ribosomal protein S5, with protein MPETDFEEKMILVRRTAKTYQGGRRFRFGALVVVGDRQGRVGLGLGKAKEVPLAVQKAGYYARRNMVEVPIQNGTIPHEIEVEYGASKILLKPAAPGTGVIAGAVPRAILELAGITDILTKELGSRNAINIAYATMEALRQLETKEDVKRLRKGGEG; from the coding sequence ATGCCCGAGACCGATTTCGAGGAGAAGATGATCCTGGTGCGGCGTACCGCCAAGACCTACCAGGGGGGCCGCCGCTTTCGCTTCGGGGCCTTGGTGGTGGTGGGGGACCGCCAGGGGCGGGTGGGCCTAGGCCTAGGCAAGGCCAAGGAGGTGCCCCTGGCGGTGCAGAAGGCGGGGTACTACGCCCGCCGCAACATGGTGGAGGTGCCCATCCAAAACGGCACCATCCCCCACGAGATCGAGGTGGAGTACGGGGCTTCCAAGATCCTCCTGAAGCCCGCCGCCCCCGGCACGGGCGTGATCGCCGGGGCGGTGCCCCGGGCCATCCTCGAGCTCGCAGGGATCACCGACATCCTCACCAAGGAGTTGGGAAGCCGTAACGCCATCAACATCGCCTACGCCACCATGGAGGCCCTGCGCCAGCTAGAGACGAAGGAGGACGTGAAGCGCCTCAGGAAAGGCGGGGAGGGATGA
- the rplR gene encoding 50S ribosomal protein L18, with translation MARLTAYERRKFRVRNRVKRTGRLRLSVFRSLNHIYAQIIDDDKGETLVAESSLALKLKGRKTEVARKVGLALAEKALAKGIKQVAFDRGPYKYHGRVKALAEGAREGGLEF, from the coding sequence ATGGCACGGCTAACCGCTTACGAGCGCCGCAAGTTCCGGGTGCGCAACCGGGTCAAGAGGACGGGGAGGCTCCGCCTCTCGGTCTTCCGGAGCCTCAACCACATCTACGCCCAGATCATCGACGACGACAAGGGGGAGACCCTGGTGGCCGAGTCCAGCCTGGCCCTGAAGCTGAAGGGCAGGAAGACCGAGGTGGCCCGGAAGGTGGGCCTGGCCTTGGCGGAAAAGGCTTTGGCTAAGGGGATTAAACAGGTGGCCTTTGACCGGGGCCCCTACAAGTACCACGGCCGGGTTAAGGCCCTGGCCGAGGGGGCCCGGGAGGGGGGCTTAGAGTTCTAG
- the rplF gene encoding 50S ribosomal protein L6, giving the protein MSRIGRLPISVPKGVQVEVAPGLVRVKGPKGELEVPISPELKVAVAEGVVRVERPSDDRRQKSLHGLTRTLIANAIKGVSEGYAKELLIKGIGYRARLAGRSIELTVGFSHPVVVEPPEGIAFEVPEPTRIRVLGIDKQKVGQVAADIRAIKKPSAYHEKGIYYAGEPVRLKPGKAGAKK; this is encoded by the coding sequence ATGTCCAGGATCGGTAGGCTTCCCATTTCCGTGCCCAAGGGGGTTCAGGTGGAGGTTGCCCCAGGGCTTGTGAGGGTGAAGGGCCCCAAGGGGGAGCTGGAGGTGCCCATCTCCCCGGAGCTCAAGGTGGCGGTGGCGGAGGGGGTGGTCCGTGTGGAGCGCCCTTCCGACGATCGCCGCCAAAAGAGCCTCCACGGGCTCACCCGCACCCTGATCGCCAACGCCATCAAGGGGGTGTCCGAGGGGTACGCGAAGGAGCTCCTCATCAAGGGCATCGGCTACCGGGCGCGGCTGGCGGGCCGGTCCATTGAGCTCACCGTGGGCTTTAGCCACCCCGTGGTGGTGGAGCCCCCCGAGGGCATCGCCTTTGAGGTGCCCGAGCCCACCAGGATCCGGGTCCTGGGCATTGACAAGCAGAAGGTGGGGCAGGTGGCGGCGGACATCCGGGCCATCAAGAAGCCCAGCGCCTACCACGAGAAGGGCATCTACTACGCTGGCGAGCCCGTCCGCCTCAAGCCCGGCAAGGCCGGGGCCAAGAAGTAG
- the rpsH gene encoding 30S ribosomal protein S8 — protein sequence MLTDPIADMLTRIRNATRVYKGSTEVPASRFKEEILKILVREGFIKGYERVEVDGKPYLRIHLKYGPRRQGPDPRPEQVIKHIRRISRPGRRVYVGVKEIPRVRRGLGIAILSTPKGVLTDREARKLGVGGELICEVW from the coding sequence ATGCTGACGGACCCCATCGCCGACATGCTGACCCGGATCCGGAACGCTACCCGGGTCTACAAGGGGAGCACCGAGGTGCCCGCCTCGCGCTTCAAGGAGGAGATCCTAAAGATCTTGGTGCGGGAAGGGTTCATCAAGGGGTATGAGCGGGTGGAGGTGGACGGCAAGCCGTACTTGCGCATCCACCTCAAGTACGGCCCCAGGCGGCAAGGGCCTGACCCCCGCCCCGAGCAGGTCATCAAGCACATCCGCCGCATCAGCCGGCCCGGGCGCCGGGTTTACGTGGGGGTCAAGGAGATCCCCCGGGTGCGCCGGGGCCTGGGGATCGCCATCCTCTCCACGCCCAAGGGGGTGCTCACCGACCGGGAGGCCCGGAAGCTGGGCGTGGGCGGGGAGCTCATCTGCGAGGTGTGGTGA
- a CDS encoding type Z 30S ribosomal protein S14 — protein MARKALIEKAKRTPKFKVQAYTRCLRCGRARSVYRYFGLCRLCLRELAHKGQLPGVKKASW, from the coding sequence ATGGCGAGAAAAGCGCTGATCGAGAAGGCCAAGCGGACCCCCAAGTTCAAGGTGCAGGCCTACACCCGTTGCCTGCGCTGCGGGAGGGCCAGGAGCGTCTACCGCTACTTTGGCCTCTGCCGGCTTTGCCTCAGGGAGCTAGCCCACAAGGGGCAACTCCCCGGGGTTAAGAAGGCCAGCTGGTGA
- the rplE gene encoding 50S ribosomal protein L5, whose translation MPLDVALKRKYYEEVRPELIRRFGYGNIWEVPRLSKVVINQGLGEAKEDARILEKASKELSLITGQKPAITRAKKSISNFKLRKGMAIGLRVTLRGDRMWIFLEKLLSVALPRIRDFRGVNPNSFDGRGNYNLGLREQLVFPEITYDLVDAIRGMDIAVVTTAKTDEEARALLELLGFPFRK comes from the coding sequence ATGCCCCTGGACGTGGCCCTGAAGAGGAAGTACTACGAAGAGGTCCGGCCCGAGCTCATCCGCCGCTTTGGCTACGGGAACATCTGGGAGGTGCCGAGGCTTTCCAAGGTGGTCATCAACCAGGGCCTGGGCGAGGCCAAGGAGGACGCCCGCATCCTGGAAAAGGCTTCCAAGGAGCTCTCCCTCATCACCGGGCAAAAGCCCGCCATCACCCGGGCCAAGAAGTCCATCTCCAACTTCAAGCTCCGCAAGGGCATGGCCATCGGCCTTAGGGTCACCCTCCGGGGGGATAGGATGTGGATCTTCCTGGAGAAGCTCCTCTCCGTGGCCCTTCCCCGCATCCGCGACTTCCGCGGTGTGAACCCCAACAGCTTTGACGGCCGGGGCAACTACAACCTGGGCCTCAGGGAGCAGCTCGTCTTCCCGGAGATCACCTACGACCTGGTGGACGCCATCCGGGGCATGGACATCGCGGTGGTGACCACCGCCAAGACCGACGAGGAGGCCAGGGCGCTCCTGGAGCTTTTGGGCTTCCCCTTCCGCAAGTGA
- the rplX gene encoding 50S ribosomal protein L24 translates to MEAKVHVKKGDTVLVASGKHRGRVGKVKAVLPKKMAVIVEGVNLVKKAVRPSPKHPQGGFVEQEAPLHASKVRPICPTCGKPTRVRKKFLEDGRKIRACAKCGGPLDVEE, encoded by the coding sequence ATGGAGGCCAAGGTGCACGTGAAGAAGGGGGACACCGTGTTGGTGGCCTCCGGTAAGCATAGGGGCCGGGTGGGCAAGGTGAAGGCCGTGCTGCCCAAGAAGATGGCCGTGATCGTGGAGGGGGTGAACCTCGTCAAGAAGGCGGTGCGCCCTAGCCCCAAGCACCCCCAGGGCGGCTTCGTGGAGCAGGAGGCCCCCCTGCACGCCTCCAAGGTGCGGCCCATCTGCCCCACCTGCGGCAAGCCCACCCGGGTGCGCAAGAAGTTCTTGGAAGACGGACGCAAGATCCGGGCCTGCGCCAAGTGCGGCGGGCCTTTGGACGTGGAGGAGTGA
- the rplN gene encoding 50S ribosomal protein L14: MIQPQTYLEVADNTGARKIMCIRVLKGSNAKYATVGDVIVASVKEAIPRGAVKEGDVVKAVVVRTKKEVKRPDGSAIRFDDNAAVIINNQLEPRGTRVFGPVARELRERGFMKIVSLAPEVL, translated from the coding sequence ATGATCCAGCCCCAGACCTACCTGGAGGTGGCCGACAACACCGGGGCCCGCAAGATCATGTGCATCCGGGTTCTCAAGGGCTCCAACGCCAAGTACGCCACGGTGGGGGACGTGATCGTGGCCAGCGTGAAGGAGGCCATCCCCCGCGGGGCGGTGAAGGAGGGGGACGTGGTCAAGGCGGTGGTGGTGCGCACCAAGAAGGAGGTCAAGCGCCCCGACGGCTCCGCCATCCGCTTTGACGACAACGCCGCCGTCATCATCAACAACCAGCTGGAGCCCCGCGGCACCCGCGTCTTCGGCCCGGTGGCCCGCGAGCTTCGCGAAAGGGGCTTCATGAAGATCGTCTCCCTGGCGCCGGAGGTGCTCTAA
- the rpsQ gene encoding 30S ribosomal protein S17 has translation MPRKALTGVVVSDRMQKTVAVLVERQFPHPLYGKVIKRSKKYLAHDPEERYKVGDVVEIQEARPISKRKRFRVVRLVESGRLDLVEKYLVRRQNYASLSKRGGKA, from the coding sequence ATGCCTAGGAAGGCGCTGACCGGGGTGGTGGTGAGCGACAGGATGCAGAAGACCGTGGCGGTCCTGGTGGAGCGCCAGTTCCCCCACCCCCTCTACGGCAAGGTCATCAAGCGCTCCAAGAAGTACCTGGCCCACGACCCCGAGGAGCGGTACAAGGTGGGGGACGTGGTGGAGATCCAGGAGGCCCGCCCCATCTCCAAGCGCAAGCGCTTTAGGGTGGTGCGCCTGGTGGAGAGTGGCCGCCTGGACCTGGTGGAGAAGTATCTGGTCCGGCGCCAGAACTACGCTAGCCTTTCCAAGCGGGGAGGTAAGGCATGA
- the rpmC gene encoding 50S ribosomal protein L29 — protein MKRSEIQKELEQARKLSPVELEKLIQKKKRELMELRFQASIGQLSQNHRIQETKRAIARLLTVWNEKRRRHA, from the coding sequence ATGAAGCGCAGTGAGATCCAAAAGGAGCTGGAGCAAGCCCGCAAGCTCTCCCCCGTGGAGCTGGAGAAGCTCATCCAGAAGAAGAAGCGGGAGCTCATGGAACTCCGCTTCCAGGCCTCCATCGGGCAGCTCTCCCAGAACCATAGGATCCAGGAGACGAAGCGCGCCATCGCCCGTCTCCTCACGGTCTGGAACGAGAAGAGGAGGCGGCATGCCTAG
- the rplP gene encoding 50S ribosomal protein L16, which yields MLMPRRMKYRKQHRGRMRGAAKGGDYVAFGDFGLVAMEPAWITSKQIEAARVAMVRHFRRGGKIFIRIFPDKPYTKKPLEVRMGKGKGNVEGYVAVVRPGRVMFEVAGVTEEQALEALRIAGHKLPIKTKIVRRDAYDEAQ from the coding sequence ATGCTGATGCCCAGGCGCATGAAGTACCGGAAGCAGCACCGGGGCCGCATGAGGGGGGCGGCTAAGGGAGGGGATTACGTGGCCTTCGGGGACTTCGGCCTGGTGGCCATGGAGCCCGCCTGGATCACCTCAAAGCAGATCGAGGCCGCCCGTGTGGCCATGGTGCGCCACTTCCGCCGCGGGGGGAAGATCTTCATCCGCATCTTCCCCGACAAGCCCTACACCAAGAAGCCCCTCGAGGTGCGGATGGGTAAGGGCAAGGGCAACGTGGAGGGGTACGTGGCCGTGGTGAGGCCGGGCCGGGTGATGTTTGAGGTGGCGGGGGTTACGGAGGAGCAGGCCCTCGAGGCCCTGCGCATCGCCGGCCACAAGCTCCCCATCAAGACCAAGATCGTGCGGAGGGACGCCTACGATGAAGCGCAGTGA
- the rpsC gene encoding 30S ribosomal protein S3 — protein sequence MGNKIHPIGFRLGITRDWESRWYAGKKQYRQLLLEDQQIRDYLTKELYPAGLARVDIERAADNVAVSVHVAKPGVVIGRGGEKIKVLRDALAKMTGKNVALNVQEIHNPNLSAPLVAQRVAEQIERRFAVRRAIKQAVQRVMESGAKGAKVIVSGRIGGAEQARTEWAADGRVPLQTLRANIDYGFALARTTYGVLGVKAYVFLGEVIGAQKVKRPEAPKAEERPRRRRPAVRVKKEE from the coding sequence ATGGGAAATAAGATCCACCCCATCGGGTTCCGGCTTGGCATCACCCGGGACTGGGAGTCCCGCTGGTATGCGGGCAAGAAGCAGTACCGGCAGCTCCTTCTGGAGGACCAGCAGATCCGCGACTACCTGACCAAGGAGCTCTACCCCGCCGGTCTGGCCCGCGTGGACATCGAGCGGGCGGCGGACAACGTGGCCGTGAGCGTCCACGTGGCCAAGCCGGGCGTGGTCATCGGCCGGGGCGGGGAGAAGATCAAGGTCTTGAGGGACGCCCTCGCCAAGATGACCGGCAAGAACGTGGCCCTGAACGTCCAGGAGATCCACAACCCCAACCTCTCCGCCCCCCTGGTGGCCCAGCGGGTGGCGGAGCAGATCGAGCGGCGCTTCGCCGTGCGCCGGGCCATCAAGCAGGCGGTGCAAAGGGTCATGGAATCGGGGGCCAAGGGGGCCAAGGTCATCGTCTCTGGGCGCATCGGCGGGGCGGAGCAGGCCCGCACCGAGTGGGCAGCCGATGGCCGGGTGCCCCTTCAGACCCTACGTGCTAACATAGACTATGGCTTCGCCCTGGCCCGCACCACCTACGGGGTGCTAGGGGTCAAGGCGTACGTGTTCCTGGGCGAGGTGATCGGCGCTCAAAAGGTCAAGCGCCCCGAGGCCCCCAAGGCTGAGGAGCGCCCCCGCCGCCGTCGCCCGGCCGTGCGCGTGAAGAAGGAGGAGTAG
- the rplV gene encoding 50S ribosomal protein L22, which produces MEAKAIARYVRIAPRKVRLVVDLIRGKSLEEARALLRYTPKRGAYYVAKVLESAAANAVNNHDMLEDRLFVKAAFVDEGPALKRVLPRARGRADIIKKKTSHITVILGEKHGK; this is translated from the coding sequence ATGGAAGCGAAAGCCATTGCCCGTTATGTGCGCATCGCCCCCAGGAAGGTCCGCCTAGTGGTGGACCTGATCCGGGGAAAGAGCCTCGAGGAGGCCCGCGCCCTCCTGCGCTACACCCCCAAGCGGGGGGCCTATTACGTGGCCAAGGTCCTGGAGTCCGCCGCCGCCAACGCGGTCAACAACCACGACATGCTAGAGGACCGGCTCTTCGTGAAGGCGGCCTTCGTGGACGAGGGGCCTGCCCTGAAGCGGGTGCTTCCCCGGGCCCGGGGCCGGGCGGACATCATCAAGAAGAAGACCAGCCACATCACGGTGATCTTGGGGGAGAAGCATGGGAAATAA
- the rpsS gene encoding 30S ribosomal protein S19, whose product MPRSLKKGVFVDDHLLEKVLELNAKGEKRLIKTWSRRSTIVPEMVGHTIAVHNGKQHVPVYITENMVGHKLGEFAPTRTYRGHGKEAKATKKK is encoded by the coding sequence ATGCCGCGTAGCTTGAAGAAAGGCGTTTTTGTAGACGATCACCTCCTGGAGAAGGTGCTGGAGCTCAACGCGAAGGGGGAGAAGCGGCTCATCAAGACCTGGAGCCGCCGCTCCACCATCGTGCCCGAGATGGTGGGCCACACCATCGCGGTCCACAACGGCAAGCAGCACGTCCCCGTGTACATTACCGAAAACATGGTGGGGCACAAGCTAGGGGAGTTCGCGCCCACCCGCACCTACCGGGGGCACGGCAAAGAGGCCAAGGCCACCAAGAAGAAGTAG
- the rplB gene encoding 50S ribosomal protein L2 gives MPVKKFKPYTPSRRFMTVADFSEITKTEPEKSLVKPLKKTGGRNNQGRITARFRGGGHKRLYRILDFKRWDKAGIPAKVAAIEYDPNRSARIALLHYADGEKRYIIAPEGLQVGQQVVAGPDAPISVGNALPLRFIPVGTVVHAVELEPKKGAKLARSAGTSTQIQGREGDYVILRLPSGELRKVHGECYAAIGAVGNADHKNIVLGKAGRTRWLGRKPHVRGAAMNPVDHPHGGGEGRAPRGRPPASPWGWQTKGLKTRKRRKPSSRFIIARRKG, from the coding sequence ATGCCGGTCAAGAAGTTCAAACCCTACACCCCAAGCCGCCGCTTCATGACGGTGGCGGACTTCTCCGAGATCACCAAGACCGAGCCGGAGAAGTCCTTGGTCAAGCCCCTCAAGAAGACGGGGGGGCGCAACAACCAGGGCCGCATCACCGCGCGCTTCCGCGGAGGCGGCCACAAGCGCCTCTACCGCATCCTTGACTTCAAGCGCTGGGACAAGGCGGGCATCCCCGCCAAGGTGGCGGCCATCGAGTACGACCCCAACCGCTCCGCCCGCATCGCCCTCCTCCACTACGCCGACGGGGAGAAGCGCTACATCATCGCCCCCGAGGGCCTTCAGGTGGGGCAGCAGGTGGTGGCGGGGCCCGACGCCCCCATAAGCGTGGGCAACGCCCTGCCCCTGCGCTTCATCCCCGTGGGTACCGTGGTGCATGCAGTGGAGCTGGAGCCCAAGAAGGGGGCCAAGCTGGCCCGCTCCGCGGGGACCAGCACCCAGATCCAGGGCCGGGAAGGGGACTACGTGATCCTGCGCCTGCCCTCGGGGGAGCTGAGGAAGGTGCACGGGGAGTGCTACGCCGCCATCGGGGCCGTGGGCAACGCCGACCACAAGAACATCGTCCTCGGCAAGGCGGGCCGCACCCGGTGGCTGGGCCGGAAGCCCCACGTGCGCGGCGCCGCCATGAACCCGGTGGACCACCCCCACGGCGGCGGCGAGGGCCGGGCGCCCCGGGGCCGTCCCCCGGCCTCCCCCTGGGGCTGGCAGACCAAGGGCCTGAAGACCAGGAAGCGGCGGAAACCTTCCAGCCGCTTCATCATCGCCCGGCGGAAGGGGTGA
- a CDS encoding 50S ribosomal protein L23, with translation MKTAYDVILAPVLSEKAYAGFAEGKYAFWVHPKATKTEIKNAVEAAFKVKVVGVNTMRVRGKGKRLGRYLGRRPDRKKAIVQVAPGQKIEALEGLI, from the coding sequence ATGAAGACCGCGTACGATGTCATCCTGGCCCCCGTGCTTTCGGAGAAGGCCTACGCCGGCTTCGCCGAGGGCAAGTACGCCTTCTGGGTCCACCCCAAGGCCACCAAGACCGAGATCAAGAACGCCGTGGAGGCGGCCTTCAAGGTCAAGGTGGTGGGGGTCAACACCATGAGGGTCCGGGGCAAGGGGAAACGCCTGGGCCGCTACCTGGGCAGGCGCCCCGACCGTAAGAAGGCTATCGTGCAGGTGGCCCCCGGGCAGAAAATCGAGGCCCTGGAGGGCCTCATCTAG
- the rplD gene encoding 50S ribosomal protein L4, with product MYQIPVLSPSGRRELAADLPGEINPHLLWEVVRWQLSSRRRGTASTKTRGEVAYSGRKIYPQKHTGRARHGDIGAPIFVGGGTAFGPKPRDYSYTLPKKVRRAGLAMAVADRAREGKLLLVEAFSGVEGKTKEFLAWAKEAGLDGSETVLLVTESEAVRRAARNLPWVVTLAPEGLNVYDILRTGRLVMDLKAWEVFRGRLGGEA from the coding sequence GTGTACCAGATTCCCGTTCTCTCCCCTTCCGGCAGACGGGAGCTCGCTGCAGACCTCCCGGGAGAGATCAACCCTCATCTCCTTTGGGAGGTGGTGCGCTGGCAGCTCTCTAGCCGCCGCCGGGGCACCGCCAGCACCAAGACCCGGGGCGAGGTGGCCTATTCGGGCCGGAAGATCTACCCCCAGAAGCACACGGGCCGCGCCCGCCACGGGGACATCGGAGCCCCCATCTTCGTAGGGGGTGGAACGGCCTTCGGTCCCAAACCCCGCGACTACAGCTACACCCTGCCCAAAAAGGTTAGGAGGGCGGGCCTAGCCATGGCCGTGGCCGACCGGGCTAGGGAGGGGAAGCTCCTTCTCGTGGAGGCCTTCTCCGGGGTAGAGGGCAAGACCAAGGAGTTCCTGGCCTGGGCCAAGGAGGCTGGTCTGGACGGCTCCGAGACGGTTCTCCTGGTCACGGAAAGCGAGGCCGTGCGCCGGGCCGCCCGCAACCTGCCCTGGGTGGTCACCCTGGCCCCCGAGGGCCTCAACGTCTACGACATCCTGCGCACCGGGCGCCTGGTCATGGACCTCAAGGCCTGGGAGGTCTTCCGGGGGCGCCTGGGAGGTGAGGCATGA
- the rplC gene encoding 50S ribosomal protein L3, with translation MKGILGTKVGMTRIYRDDRAVPVTVILAGPCPVVQRRTPEKDGYAAVQLGFLAQKPGRVNRPMKGYFAKAGVQPVRILKEIRDFNPESDVVTVEIFRPGERVDVTGTSKGRGTAGVMKRWNFAGGPDSHGAHKIHRHPGSIGNRKTPGRVYKGKKMAGRYGAERVTVVNLEVVEVIPEENLLLVKGAVPGPNGGLLVVRGTKRAAK, from the coding sequence GTGAAGGGCATCCTGGGCACAAAAGTGGGCATGACCCGGATCTACCGGGACGACCGGGCCGTCCCCGTCACCGTGATCCTGGCCGGGCCTTGTCCTGTGGTCCAGCGCCGCACCCCGGAGAAGGACGGCTACGCTGCGGTGCAGCTGGGCTTCCTGGCCCAGAAGCCAGGGCGAGTGAACCGGCCCATGAAGGGCTACTTCGCCAAGGCCGGGGTCCAACCGGTGCGTATCCTGAAGGAGATCCGGGACTTCAACCCTGAGTCCGACGTGGTCACCGTGGAGATCTTCCGTCCTGGGGAGCGGGTGGACGTGACCGGCACCTCCAAGGGCCGGGGCACCGCCGGGGTCATGAAGCGCTGGAACTTCGCGGGCGGCCCCGACTCCCACGGGGCCCACAAGATCCACCGCCACCCGGGCTCCATCGGCAACCGTAAGACCCCAGGTCGCGTCTACAAGGGCAAGAAGATGGCGGGCCGCTATGGGGCGGAGCGGGTCACGGTGGTGAACCTCGAGGTGGTGGAGGTCATCCCGGAGGAGAACCTCCTCCTGGTCAAGGGCGCCGTACCGGGGCCCAACGGGGGCCTCCTCGTGGTGCGGGGAACCAAGAGGGCGGCCAAGTGA
- the rpsJ gene encoding 30S ribosomal protein S10 encodes MPKIRIKLRGFDHKTLDASAQKIVEAARRSGAQVSGPVPLPTRVRRFTVIRGPFKHKDSREHFELRTHNRLVDILNPNRKTIESLMSLDLPTGVEIEIKTVGGGK; translated from the coding sequence ATGCCCAAGATCCGGATCAAGCTCCGGGGCTTTGACCATAAGACCCTGGACGCCTCAGCCCAGAAGATCGTGGAGGCTGCCAGGCGCTCCGGGGCCCAGGTCTCCGGCCCCGTTCCCCTACCCACCCGGGTGCGCCGCTTCACCGTGATCCGGGGTCCCTTCAAGCACAAGGACTCCCGGGAGCACTTTGAGCTTCGCACCCATAACCGCCTGGTGGACATCCTAAACCCCAACCGCAAGACCATCGAGAGCCTCATGTCCCTGGACCTCCCCACCGGGGTGGAGATCGAGATCAAGACCGTGGGAGGTGGCAAGTGA